The Nitrososphaerota archaeon genome includes a window with the following:
- a CDS encoding nitroreductase gives MDVFETIKTRRSIGKVKDEAPPKALIEKILEAGTWAPSHHRTEPWKFIVLSGNARKRLGEVMAEALRDTLQDPDSQEAKAKLDSERGKPLRAPVIIALLVSPQDKPGVKAVEEYSSVAMAAQNMMLEAQSLGLATLLRTGDATYQKKVNQFFKLKDPEYLFGFIYLGYSAMPAPPASSRVSFKEKTVWLE, from the coding sequence ATGGATGTTTTTGAGACCATAAAGACGAGACGAAGTATCGGCAAGGTGAAGGATGAGGCTCCGCCTAAGGCTTTGATAGAGAAGATTCTTGAGGCGGGTACCTGGGCACCTAGTCATCACCGTACGGAGCCGTGGAAATTCATTGTTCTCTCCGGCAATGCGCGGAAAAGGCTTGGAGAGGTCATGGCTGAAGCGTTACGAGATACTTTGCAAGATCCTGACAGTCAGGAGGCTAAGGCTAAGCTTGATTCGGAGCGAGGCAAGCCGCTTAGAGCACCTGTGATAATTGCGTTGTTGGTAAGCCCTCAAGACAAGCCGGGGGTGAAGGCTGTTGAGGAATATTCATCAGTTGCTATGGCTGCGCAGAACATGATGCTGGAGGCGCAGTCCCTAGGGCTTGCTACGCTTCTCAGGACGGGTGATGCCACCTATCAGAAGAAGGTCAACCAGTTCTTCAAGTTAAAGGATCCGGAGTATCTCTTCGGATTCATTTACCTAGGTTACTCAGCGATGCCTGCTCCACCAGCCTCCTCACGTGTTTCGTTCAAAGAAAAGACGGTTTGGCTGGAATAG
- a CDS encoding NUDIX domain-containing protein: MFEERSAGAVLFIDDGADIKFLVLHYPAGHWDFPKGNIEKGEEPIDTVRREVEEETAIKNIDIIPGFKREIEYYYRRSGELVHKQVIYLLAKTTTRTVKISAEHQNYAWLDFEKAVDRVTYRNSKTILREAAKFLGEESKRLGESAQ, encoded by the coding sequence ATGTTCGAGGAAAGATCGGCTGGCGCGGTTCTTTTCATTGACGACGGGGCGGACATCAAATTCTTAGTTCTCCACTACCCTGCTGGTCACTGGGATTTTCCGAAGGGCAACATAGAGAAGGGCGAGGAGCCTATTGACACAGTTAGGAGAGAGGTAGAGGAGGAGACCGCTATAAAAAACATCGATATTATCCCAGGCTTCAAACGCGAAATCGAATATTACTATCGGCGAAGCGGCGAACTTGTCCACAAACAGGTAATCTACCTGTTAGCCAAGACAACAACCCGCACCGTAAAAATATCAGCTGAGCATCAGAACTATGCTTGGCTCGACTTCGAAAAAGCAGTGGATCGAGTCACATACCGCAACTCCAAGACAATCCTGCGTGAAGCAGCTAAATTCCTCGGCGAAGAGTCCAAGCGTCTCGGCGAATCCGCTCAGTAG
- a CDS encoding TrmB family transcriptional regulator, whose protein sequence is MTISEKTWRSLKDLGLTQYEIKSYVALLARGPMQANQVSREAEVPYSKIYEVMGSLEKKGWVEVDHDRPSKYYPKSPSMAVETMKTKVESDLKRHETQVVEELQPLYEQKETRERPNIWIVHGEFNILARIRQTLSGCENELLIAVPSILDEVVDLLTPTLLTLKNQGVKVTILTTKDVSPNVLNRLAKLTELRVRDNMFGGGVISDAKEVVLLLGDEDQQQQPPEQQISSALAICSEHSGLAKFAKSYFTFLWKEAEPYKPIPT, encoded by the coding sequence TTGACTATAAGCGAGAAAACATGGCGATCCCTGAAGGATCTGGGCCTGACGCAATACGAAATCAAGTCCTACGTCGCACTACTAGCCCGAGGCCCGATGCAGGCAAACCAAGTCAGCCGCGAAGCAGAGGTACCCTACTCAAAAATCTACGAAGTGATGGGAAGCCTTGAAAAGAAAGGCTGGGTCGAAGTAGATCACGACCGCCCCTCAAAATACTACCCGAAATCACCCTCGATGGCCGTAGAAACAATGAAGACAAAGGTCGAAAGCGACCTGAAACGCCACGAAACACAAGTAGTGGAAGAGCTGCAACCCCTCTATGAACAGAAAGAAACCCGTGAACGCCCAAACATTTGGATAGTACACGGCGAATTCAACATCCTAGCCCGCATTCGGCAAACCCTCTCCGGCTGCGAAAACGAACTCCTAATCGCAGTACCATCAATACTGGACGAAGTCGTAGATCTCCTCACCCCTACACTACTCACATTGAAAAACCAAGGTGTCAAGGTCACTATTCTCACCACAAAAGATGTTTCACCGAACGTCCTGAACCGCCTCGCCAAACTCACTGAACTCCGCGTCAGAGACAACATGTTCGGCGGAGGAGTGATCAGTGACGCAAAGGAAGTAGTACTTCTACTAGGCGACGAAGATCAACAGCAACAACCACCTGAACAACAGATATCATCCGCCTTAGCCATCTGCTCTGAACATTCAGGACTAGCGAAGTTCGCGAAAAGCTACTTCACCTTCCTGTGGAAGGAAGCAGAACCCTACAAGCCAATACCAACGTGA
- a CDS encoding inositol-3-phosphate synthase, producing MGRIKVAIVGVGNCASALVQGVHYYKGKKGADDAIGLAAYNLGGFEPSDIEFVAAFDVHKEKVGKDLSEAIYKPPNNTVRITDVPKLGVKVQKGPTLDGIGKYLTGVVNPDSSKPVDVAKAIKDSGAEVVASYLPVGSKTATEFYAEQALKAKVAFINAMPVFIASNPKWQKRFIEADLPCAGDDVMSQLGATVLHKTLVKLCTDRGVKVDETYQLNIGGDTDFLNMQEETRLADKRESKTSAVRAMTTYAVPTRIGPSDFVRFLDNDKICYIYLKGRYFGDTPVQIDVKLHVVDAYNSAGVMIDAVRCSKIALERGISGPLESISAYCFKHPPIQMPYNEAKQALLDFVAGKRER from the coding sequence ATGGGGAGAATCAAGGTCGCAATAGTCGGTGTCGGAAACTGCGCCTCAGCGCTCGTACAGGGTGTTCATTACTATAAGGGGAAGAAGGGTGCGGACGACGCGATCGGTCTTGCAGCGTATAATCTAGGTGGGTTTGAGCCCAGCGACATCGAGTTTGTAGCCGCCTTTGATGTGCATAAGGAGAAGGTGGGGAAAGATCTTTCAGAGGCGATTTACAAACCGCCTAACAACACAGTGAGAATCACTGATGTGCCGAAGCTCGGGGTGAAGGTTCAGAAGGGACCTACCCTAGACGGCATCGGAAAGTATCTTACCGGTGTTGTTAATCCGGATAGCAGTAAACCGGTTGATGTGGCTAAGGCCATAAAAGACTCAGGCGCAGAGGTTGTTGCGAGCTATCTTCCTGTAGGAAGCAAAACGGCAACCGAGTTTTACGCGGAGCAGGCTTTGAAGGCCAAGGTTGCCTTCATCAACGCGATGCCCGTTTTCATCGCATCCAACCCTAAGTGGCAGAAACGGTTCATTGAAGCCGATCTACCGTGCGCTGGCGACGATGTGATGAGCCAGCTCGGCGCAACTGTTCTGCACAAGACATTGGTGAAGCTCTGCACCGACAGGGGAGTCAAGGTTGACGAGACCTATCAGCTGAATATTGGTGGAGACACCGATTTCCTGAACATGCAGGAGGAGACGCGTCTCGCCGATAAGCGGGAAAGCAAGACCAGCGCGGTGCGAGCTATGACAACTTACGCGGTGCCAACTCGCATTGGGCCAAGCGACTTTGTTCGTTTTCTCGACAACGACAAGATCTGCTACATTTACCTGAAGGGACGATACTTCGGTGACACACCCGTACAGATCGATGTTAAGCTGCACGTCGTAGACGCCTACAACAGCGCGGGAGTCATGATAGACGCGGTTCGCTGCTCCAAGATCGCGCTTGAACGTGGCATATCAGGGCCACTTGAAAGCATCTCAGCCTACTGCTTCAAACATCCACCGATACAGATGCCGTACAACGAAGCGAAGCAGGCGCTCCTCGACTTCGTCGCAGGTAAACGCGAACGATAG
- a CDS encoding orotidine 5'-phosphate decarboxylase: protein MSAANSFVERMRDSAERQSSCIVLALDYTDDEPKRLQEKALNVIKETGSSLAAVKFNFHLLLPLGFEEVKRIVEAAHQKGLQAIADIKLNDIASTNLAVGKFLWRAGFDAVIANPVVGFEEALEPVMEQAHGAGKGVIFLVYMSHKGAEEGYNLTVLDEARNQVKMHSLLLERALEWGADGVVVGATKPQAISEVAARVKGKIPIFSPGVGIQGGSPVGAVRAGTDYLIVGRAILLADNPAAATERIRRDAWTLRRGI, encoded by the coding sequence ATGAGCGCAGCGAACAGTTTTGTTGAAAGGATGCGTGATAGCGCTGAGCGGCAGTCAAGCTGCATAGTCCTAGCTCTTGATTACACTGACGATGAGCCGAAGAGGCTTCAGGAGAAGGCGTTGAACGTAATCAAAGAGACAGGCAGCAGCCTAGCTGCGGTCAAATTCAACTTTCACCTTCTTCTCCCACTCGGATTCGAAGAGGTAAAGCGAATAGTCGAAGCGGCTCATCAGAAAGGGTTGCAGGCGATTGCCGACATCAAGTTGAACGATATTGCTTCAACTAATTTGGCTGTGGGGAAGTTTCTTTGGAGGGCTGGGTTCGACGCAGTTATCGCTAACCCCGTAGTTGGTTTCGAGGAGGCTTTGGAGCCTGTTATGGAGCAGGCTCACGGTGCAGGAAAAGGCGTGATCTTTCTTGTCTACATGAGTCATAAAGGCGCGGAGGAGGGGTATAATTTGACTGTGCTAGACGAGGCTCGTAATCAGGTTAAGATGCATAGCCTGCTGCTTGAACGAGCTCTGGAGTGGGGTGCTGATGGTGTAGTGGTTGGAGCCACTAAGCCTCAGGCGATTTCAGAGGTCGCTGCACGGGTTAAAGGTAAGATCCCGATTTTCAGCCCCGGTGTGGGGATTCAGGGAGGTTCACCTGTTGGGGCGGTTCGGGCTGGCACTGACTACCTGATCGTTGGACGCGCAATCCTGTTGGCTGATAATCCGGCTGCAGCTACTGAGCGGATTCGCCGAGACGCTTGGACTCTTCGCCGAGGAATTTAG
- a CDS encoding UbiA family prenyltransferase yields MRRVRAWLLIVRSEARTIIFAWSLTVSVIVASEFRVGLLRLVTVSLGYLLLSLSIYIFSAMMDVNEDRINSPSRPLASGAASHEDAAILVCLMGATALFTAFSISLATVAFFIIAFLLGISYSTPPIRAKEHFPHKVVVPVTGAIICSLTGGVIIGQISAAVVLASIAFAIFSLVTLFLGDVADLKGDLSAGVRSLSILIGSENTVKITLTLPLLIDALGLLFYQAANLNMLFPLMLTAASGYSSLTITKLIGKSEDVKRCRAVKSKMRVMHLVMQLSFIIGVVRLP; encoded by the coding sequence ATGCGAAGGGTCCGGGCTTGGCTGCTGATCGTTCGGTCTGAAGCTCGGACGATTATCTTCGCATGGTCTCTAACCGTATCAGTGATAGTAGCTTCTGAGTTCAGGGTTGGGCTCCTGCGTTTAGTTACCGTATCATTAGGGTACCTTCTTCTCAGCCTCTCTATCTACATCTTCAGCGCAATGATGGATGTTAACGAGGACAGGATAAACTCACCTAGTCGACCTTTGGCTTCAGGTGCGGCGAGTCACGAAGACGCAGCGATACTTGTGTGTCTAATGGGCGCTACCGCGCTCTTTACAGCATTCTCTATCAGCTTAGCTACGGTCGCGTTCTTCATAATTGCCTTTCTGCTAGGCATCTCCTACTCAACTCCGCCGATCAGAGCTAAGGAGCATTTCCCACACAAGGTTGTTGTCCCGGTGACCGGCGCAATAATCTGTAGTCTAACCGGTGGAGTCATCATTGGACAGATAAGCGCAGCGGTAGTTCTGGCGTCAATTGCATTCGCCATCTTCTCGCTGGTGACTTTATTCCTTGGAGACGTAGCTGATCTAAAGGGTGATCTATCCGCGGGAGTGCGTTCGCTATCGATTCTAATCGGGTCGGAGAACACGGTTAAAATCACGTTGACGCTACCGCTCTTAATAGACGCGTTAGGCTTATTGTTCTATCAAGCAGCCAACCTCAACATGCTTTTCCCTTTAATGCTCACTGCAGCATCCGGCTACAGCAGCCTAACGATAACTAAGCTGATTGGGAAATCTGAGGATGTCAAGCGCTGCCGCGCGGTGAAGTCGAAGATGAGAGTTATGCACCTGGTTATGCAGCTCTCGTTCATCATAGGCGTCGTCCGTTTACCGTGA